The Thalassotalea agarivorans region GATTGTTGTTAACACCCCGAAGGTTGCTGGCATTGCAACACGTTTTACACCTCGAATCACGTTATCAACACTATGCCCTTTCGCTTCGGTTTCGGCATGCGCACTTTCTCCCATAACAATGGCGTCATCGACCACGATCCCCAGCACCATAATAAAGGCGAATAAACTCACCAGGTTAATGGTAACATTGGTGAATTCCATAGGCATAAGCATTAACGTACCTAGGAAACACACAGGTAAACCTATCATGACCCAAAACGCTAGTTTAATTCTTAAAAATAGCGCCAGCATCATGAAAACTAAGACCGCACCGCCAAGCATGTTTTCTAACATCATGTCTAAGCGACCTTCCAAATAGAAGGTTAAATCCACCCAAGGGTCAATCATCACACCATCAGGTAATTCAGCTTTCTTTGTTTCGATAAAACGATTAATAACACTGGCAACATCTGTAATACTTTGATTCTCAGCCGCGCCAATAAAGAAGCTTACCGCGTTCTTACCATTAAACTTAGAGTATTGAATACCTTCTTGAAAGCCATCAACAACTGTTGCTACGTCGCCAAGTAATATCTTGGTACCATCAGCGCGCGTAATAACAGGCAGGTTCTCAAATTCATGGCCTCTATAGGCCTGATTTTCAACACGTAGGTTGATGTAACCATTTTCTGCCCGTATTTGACCTGCAGACATGTTGCGAGAAAAACCTCTTACTGCGCTAGCAACTTGTTGGAAGCTCAAGCCATATTCACGCAGCTTATCTTTACTCACTTCAATTGATATTTCATAACCTAAACCGCCGTAAAAATCTGAAACGTTGATCATCGGCAGCTGCTGAATCTCATCATGAATATCGCGGCCTAGCTCTTTTAGATCTCGATAAGACAAGTCACCATACAAACTGACCCAAAGCACTTCTTGGGTAAACTTAATTCGTTCAATTTTGGGGCGTTCCATACCTGCGGGGAAACTCGGAATAGAATCAATTTGAGATTTAACTTCTTCCAAAACGACCTGAGGATCATAACCTTCTTCCACTTGAAACCAACCGTTTGAGTAGTTTCGGTTTGAATAGGTGATAACACGCTTTAAGCCCTGTACGGTTTCAAGCGCTTCTTCCACTTTAATGGTGATCCCTTCTTCCACTTCCTGTGGCGCAGCGCCTGGGTAAGCCGCGCTGTATTCAATCCAGTTAATTTTAAATTGTGGAAACATTTGCTTGTTGATGGTGCCTGCAGTTAGCAATCCACCAACAATAATGAATACCATCAACAAGTTTGCTGCAACGCTATTGCGAGCAAACCACGCAATAATGCCTTTATTGGTATCTATTTTCATGGCTTAGCCCTCGTTGCTCGCGATTTGTGGTTCTTGTTCTTCCTCTACCGCTTCTTTTTCTTCAAGGTCAGTTTTATTGCTAGGTAACGCAAGTTGCATTCCATCAACAGGGAAGTCCAATGCTGAGGTAATAATGCGATCGCCTTGATTTAAACCATGAGACACCACCACTTGTGCGCCATCTTGTCTTAATATAGTAATATCTACATATTGCAATTTAAGCTCTTCGTTTAAGATTGGTACACGAGAATCACTCACTAAATAACGTGGTACTGTAGTCGCTTGCGCTATTTCTTGTCCTTGAATTTTTGCGTTAACGTATGAACCAAAGCGCAATGGTGTTGTGTTTTCATCAATGTTTTCAACAAGACCTAATAGATACGGGTCTGATACTTCAGCAACCAGATAGCTCATGCGACTTTCGCCGTCTATTACACCTTCACTGCGTGCAACATGTGCGTGCCATGTCATTGGTTGGCCAGAAAATTTACCTTCTAATTCAACCTTAGCTGCAATGCCTTGGTCGATAAGAAATTGTAATTGTGAATCTGGTACCGGCAGACGAATTTCTGCAACATCAGTACCAAGCACCTTGCCTAAGCGAGAACCCATGTTTACGAATGCGCCTAAACCAATGTTTCGCATTTCAATCATGGCATCGTATGGCGCCTTAACTTGAGTTCTTTCTAAGTTTCTTTCCGCTCTAAGCACTGCAGCTTGCGCCGCTTTTACACGCGCTATTTCCTGAGCCAATTGTGGTTTACGTAAACTAAGTTCAGTCGGTGAAGCGTTAGTAATGCGTTTCCACTCTTCTTCCGCTACTTTCGCCTGCGCTTTCTCTTGCTCCAAACCGGCTTTAGCTGTTGCTAAGCTTGCTTGCGCTTCAATTAGTGCAGCTTCGTAATCACTTGGGTCAATACGCGCAAGTAATTCACCTTCTTTGACAAAGCCACCACGAACAAAAGCGTCAGACAGTTCAACAATTTGTCCACTTACTTGCGAAATGAGCTCAGTTTCAAACTTAGGTTTAACAACGCCGTATGATTTTACTTCTAACATTAACGGCGAGACTTCTACTTCCTGTACAGCGACAATAGGAGTGTTATCAACCTTCTCTTTTTCTGCAGGAGGCTGCTTCATGCCGCTAAACATGCCCATGAATACCACGCCGATGATAAGAATTAAGATAGGTAACAGTTTTTGTAAGATACGACCTTTTTTAGATTCAGCCACTTTTCAATCCTCGAAAATATTGCAATTACGATTGCTTTGCCACATAGACTACCTATTTAGATGCAACAAAACTTAACAAAGTTGTAAACAGGTATTACAAAATTCGCGCCTAAATCACGAAAACACGGAAATAAAATGCAAATAAAAAGAAAAAAGCTAATTAAAACAATACATTAAAAGTTTTAATTGGCTTTAAATTGTTACAATATTTTTTACAATTACAATAATGTAAATTTAGCTGAATTAGTCAATTACACCAATTTTTATACTTTTATAAAAATTTTGTGTCTAAATAACCAATACAATATTAACCACTGTACGGCGACCATAAAGAGGATAGTAAACAGCGCATGATACGCTGTTGGAAACGCCTGTATTACACCGCCAAATAAGCTTTGCGTTGTATACTGCCAGTTCACTAATGCACTAGCGAGGTAAATGATAATTGAGTTGACACCAATAATGGCGAAAAACTGCCCCCAGCGATTTATACCCAGCACATCTATAACACCATAAAATAGCGCTAGTAATAATATGCTGTAGCCAATGGTTAGTATCGCAAATGAAGATGTCCATAGCGTTTTGTTTATCGGCAATACGTTATGCCAAAGATAAGCAATTGCGATACATGCGACACCCGCGCCAACGAGGATACGAAGTAGCTTATTAGGGTTGTCCTGATATGCTTTAAGCCATCTACCGACAAACACACCAGCAACCGCGTTAACGATAGAGCCTAAATTGGATAAAATACCTTCTGGATCTAATGGCGCATTTTGATAAGTAATACCTGGCAACAAGTGTTGATCAAACCACACATTCAAGGCACCCGTTGCAGTGTAGTCGCCGCCGCCATAACCAC contains the following coding sequences:
- a CDS encoding efflux RND transporter periplasmic adaptor subunit — encoded protein: MAESKKGRILQKLLPILILIIGVVFMGMFSGMKQPPAEKEKVDNTPIVAVQEVEVSPLMLEVKSYGVVKPKFETELISQVSGQIVELSDAFVRGGFVKEGELLARIDPSDYEAALIEAQASLATAKAGLEQEKAQAKVAEEEWKRITNASPTELSLRKPQLAQEIARVKAAQAAVLRAERNLERTQVKAPYDAMIEMRNIGLGAFVNMGSRLGKVLGTDVAEIRLPVPDSQLQFLIDQGIAAKVELEGKFSGQPMTWHAHVARSEGVIDGESRMSYLVAEVSDPYLLGLVENIDENTTPLRFGSYVNAKIQGQEIAQATTVPRYLVSDSRVPILNEELKLQYVDITILRQDGAQVVVSHGLNQGDRIITSALDFPVDGMQLALPSNKTDLEEKEAVEEEQEPQIASNEG
- the nagX gene encoding transmembrane glucosamine N-acetyltransferase NagX yields the protein MSQQQKKRILSIDALRGFDMIWILGLEGIFAALFTITGFAFFQSLAGQMLHSQWHGFTAYDLIFPLFIFLSGVSLGIAAKPLSQLPTEKARQIKIHGVKRFLLLMFFGVLYNHGWGGGIPADFDAIRYASVLGRIAIAWYLAALLVWYTTVRTQYAVTIGLLLGYWALQAWVSIGGYGGGDYTATGALNVWFDQHLLPGITYQNAPLDPEGILSNLGSIVNAVAGVFVGRWLKAYQDNPNKLLRILVGAGVACIAIAYLWHNVLPINKTLWTSSFAILTIGYSILLLALFYGVIDVLGINRWGQFFAIIGVNSIIIYLASALVNWQYTTQSLFGGVIQAFPTAYHALFTILFMVAVQWLILYWLFRHKIFIKV